A stretch of the Sulfurospirillum sp. UCH001 genome encodes the following:
- a CDS encoding ATP-binding protein has product MKLTTQHTLRLISQYPLIILFIFSSYFLFLSYTQFDTTLTLKNKIESTKVLSALSIELAKERGLSASYLSSQGSIAKEALQEQRANVNKAIKEFHDFYQTHEVTANIKNIITYITKIVEMRQAVDSFAIDFNKMFFDYYSQINSHLLKELETIGTINTNSNISNLTYSLVSLYKNIEYLGQERGFVSKILSQYVPFSPKDLEIWINIFGVSNIFDHTTLNDQKTKTQIENLYKLPENIKLEEEITQVKAELITAAQSGEYLIDPTLWFGLLTKKIDILDKSAQIIKASLHEEEQRYDTQNMGQLIGAGLTWVISIVLMFLGFGLSGQFRKNVQGLENIFTRVEELAETKEKVDFNTAEGMNVAYAIIDKAIENIAKEKQNAEEASAAKSIFLANMSHEIRTPLNGIIGFTELLKNSDLDDEKREFVDVIEKSSENLLAIINNILDLSKVESNKIEIDEILFSPIDEFENAVEVYGPKASEKNIQLSLYIDPSLHNYLKGDAVKIKEVLINLMSNAVKFTPNNGQITVEIKRLNNAPLDKARVLFSVQDSGIGIHKDKIEGIFDAFNQADSTITRKFGGTGLGLTISSKYIALMGGRLEVESEEGKGSRFFFVLDLVESTASGTDYKDHFSDFNCAIYSPLNSSKAHTEFMYDYFTYFGAHAKYYTDFPALKNLIFKAGSNIIVADYNNLTKEELEEYKKIKLPIILIFKSSQQSKFNEYNTKYITPIYEPINVSKLVKALEAKREFLPAKEDRIEPQPIQKTTFGKKFKADVLVAEDNEINQKLIRRTLEDLGLNITIVPNGLQALERRRTENFDMIFMDIAMPVMDGIEATHKILEYEEKNHLPHIPIVAITANALKGDRERFMKEGLDEYITKPIKKDSIISILNLFIQDKIDYSAQEEEAAAKPTAPIIPMIETFEEEPKPSFLIEDAPTTQEISSMNLPEAKSDEESMSNALSSIDILDVIVLKKSPIETKIFTSVLSKMCESVEAATSYNDLKQKIESKHYKVVLFDKEMLLEDADAFLEWILSIEKSHHVGKINTIMFIDPKDKNQDISVAFDAILPNQISKKDLEILIHKFI; this is encoded by the coding sequence ATGAAATTAACGACCCAGCATACTCTTAGGCTTATCAGTCAATACCCTCTGATTATTCTCTTTATTTTCTCGAGTTACTTTCTTTTTTTATCGTATACCCAATTTGATACTACTCTAACACTTAAAAATAAAATAGAAAGTACAAAAGTTTTAAGTGCGCTCTCCATTGAGCTTGCAAAAGAGAGGGGACTTAGTGCATCATACCTTTCTAGCCAAGGAAGTATTGCAAAAGAAGCGTTACAAGAACAACGTGCCAATGTTAATAAAGCAATTAAAGAGTTTCATGATTTTTATCAGACCCATGAAGTAACAGCAAATATCAAAAACATTATTACGTACATCACTAAAATTGTGGAAATGCGTCAAGCTGTAGACAGCTTTGCAATTGATTTTAACAAAATGTTCTTTGATTACTACAGTCAGATCAACTCGCATCTTTTAAAAGAACTTGAAACCATCGGTACCATCAATACCAACTCCAATATCTCAAACCTAACCTATTCACTTGTTTCACTTTATAAAAATATTGAATATTTAGGGCAAGAACGTGGATTTGTATCAAAAATTTTAAGTCAATACGTACCTTTTAGCCCTAAAGATCTTGAAATTTGGATTAATATATTTGGTGTTTCCAATATCTTCGATCACACAACCCTTAATGACCAAAAAACAAAAACACAAATCGAAAATCTTTACAAACTTCCTGAAAACATTAAACTTGAAGAAGAAATTACACAAGTCAAAGCTGAACTGATTACTGCGGCTCAAAGTGGTGAATATTTGATTGACCCTACTCTATGGTTCGGTCTTTTAACAAAAAAAATCGATATTCTTGATAAATCAGCACAAATTATTAAAGCATCATTGCATGAAGAAGAACAACGTTATGACACGCAAAATATGGGTCAGCTTATCGGAGCAGGCTTAACATGGGTCATCTCTATTGTTCTGATGTTCTTAGGATTTGGACTTTCAGGTCAATTTAGAAAGAACGTTCAAGGACTTGAAAACATCTTTACACGTGTTGAAGAACTTGCTGAAACAAAAGAAAAAGTTGATTTTAATACCGCAGAAGGTATGAACGTTGCCTATGCAATTATTGATAAAGCCATTGAGAACATTGCGAAAGAAAAACAAAATGCAGAAGAAGCAAGTGCTGCAAAAAGTATTTTCCTTGCCAACATGTCACATGAAATTCGTACACCACTTAATGGTATTATCGGATTTACTGAACTCCTCAAAAATTCAGACCTCGATGATGAAAAACGTGAATTCGTAGATGTTATTGAGAAAAGTTCTGAAAACCTTTTAGCGATTATCAATAATATCCTAGACCTTTCAAAAGTAGAAAGTAATAAAATTGAAATCGATGAAATTCTTTTCTCCCCTATCGATGAATTTGAAAATGCTGTGGAAGTGTATGGACCAAAAGCATCTGAAAAAAATATTCAACTCTCTTTATATATTGACCCAAGTCTACACAATTACCTCAAAGGTGATGCTGTTAAAATTAAAGAAGTTTTGATTAACTTAATGAGTAATGCGGTTAAATTCACACCAAACAATGGTCAAATTACCGTTGAAATCAAACGTTTAAATAATGCACCATTGGATAAAGCACGCGTTCTCTTTAGTGTTCAAGACTCTGGTATCGGTATTCATAAAGATAAAATTGAAGGTATCTTTGATGCCTTTAATCAGGCAGATTCAACCATTACACGTAAATTTGGAGGAACAGGCTTAGGTCTTACTATTTCTTCAAAATATATTGCTCTCATGGGTGGAAGACTAGAGGTGGAAAGCGAAGAAGGAAAGGGAAGCCGCTTCTTCTTTGTATTAGATCTTGTAGAATCAACAGCAAGTGGCACTGACTATAAAGATCATTTCAGTGATTTTAACTGTGCTATCTATTCGCCACTCAATAGTTCCAAAGCACATACCGAATTTATGTATGATTACTTTACCTATTTTGGGGCACATGCAAAATATTATACTGACTTCCCAGCGCTTAAAAATCTCATTTTTAAAGCTGGTAGCAATATCATTGTTGCAGATTATAACAACCTTACAAAAGAAGAACTCGAAGAGTATAAAAAAATTAAATTGCCAATTATTTTGATCTTTAAATCTTCACAGCAATCGAAATTTAATGAATACAATACAAAATATATCACTCCAATTTATGAACCAATTAATGTATCAAAATTGGTGAAAGCATTAGAAGCAAAGCGCGAATTTTTACCTGCCAAAGAAGATCGTATTGAACCACAACCAATTCAAAAAACTACCTTTGGCAAAAAATTCAAAGCGGATGTTCTCGTAGCAGAAGACAATGAAATCAATCAAAAACTCATTCGCAGAACCCTAGAAGATTTAGGACTTAATATTACCATCGTTCCTAATGGGCTACAAGCTCTTGAGCGTCGTCGAACCGAAAACTTTGATATGATCTTCATGGATATCGCAATGCCTGTTATGGATGGTATTGAGGCAACACATAAAATCTTAGAATATGAAGAGAAAAACCATCTTCCACACATTCCTATCGTGGCTATTACTGCCAATGCGCTAAAAGGTGATCGTGAGCGCTTTATGAAAGAAGGTTTAGATGAATACATCACTAAACCAATCAAAAAAGACAGTATCATAAGCATTCTCAATCTTTTCATCCAAGATAAAATTGACTACTCCGCACAAGAAGAAGAGGCAGCAGCGAAACCTACTGCTCCAATTATACCAATGATAGAAACATTTGAAGAAGAGCCAAAACCTTCGTTCTTGATAGAAGATGCACCAACAACGCAAGAAATCTCTAGCATGAATCTTCCTGAAGCTAAGAGTGATGAAGAAAGTATGAGTAATGCACTCTCCTCTATCGATATTCTCGATGTGATTGTGTTGAAAAAAAGCCCTATAGAAACTAAAATTTTCACAAGTGTTTTAAGTAAAATGTGTGAGAGCGTTGAAGCAGCTACTTCATACAATGATCTCAAACAAAAAATAGAATCCAAACATTATAAAGTTGTTCTATTTGATAAAGAAATGCTTCTAGAAGATGCGGATGCATTTTTAGAGTGGATTCTTTCTATTGAAAAATCTCACCACGTTGGAAAGATCAATACTATTATGTTTATTGATCCAAAAGATAAAAACCAAGATATCTCTGTTGCCTTTGATGCTATTTTACCGAACCAAATTAGTAAAAAAGATCTTGAAATATTGATTCACAAGTTTATTTAA
- a CDS encoding sel1 repeat family protein, producing the protein MKKILLIICLLLSSAFADHFRDGMLAYKAGNYPQAKELFELSIKKENAIQGYFYLGKMYLYGEGIEANTSLAIPYLEQAVMKGNVKAKCYLAEAYLKNKIKHDDAILLLNQGAKESITCKDIASAYNIQLNS; encoded by the coding sequence ATGAAAAAAATTCTTTTAATAATATGCTTATTACTCTCTTCCGCATTTGCTGATCATTTTCGCGACGGAATGCTAGCGTACAAAGCAGGTAACTACCCACAGGCAAAAGAGCTTTTTGAACTTTCTATTAAAAAAGAAAATGCTATTCAGGGCTATTTTTATCTTGGCAAAATGTATCTTTATGGAGAAGGTATTGAAGCCAATACGTCTCTTGCCATACCTTATTTAGAACAAGCGGTGATGAAAGGCAATGTAAAAGCAAAATGTTATCTTGCTGAAGCCTATCTTAAGAATAAAATCAAACATGATGATGCTATTTTGCTTCTTAATCAAGGGGCTAAAGAGAGCATCACCTGTAAAGATATTGCATCTGCTTACAATATACAATTAAACAGTTAA